Proteins from one Thaumasiovibrio subtropicus genomic window:
- the ybeY gene encoding rRNA maturation RNase YbeY — protein MSHYLDLQIASEESQGLPSEAQLTEWFVNAVGERRDESEATIRIVDEDEGQALNAEYRGKDYPTNVLSFPFDAPPGIELPLLGDMIICRQVVEKEAKAQNKPLMSHWAHMVVHGTLHLLGYDHIDDAEAEEMESLETAIMQSMGFYDPYIEEKE, from the coding sequence ATGAGCCATTATCTTGACCTGCAAATAGCGAGTGAAGAGAGCCAAGGATTGCCTTCAGAAGCGCAACTCACCGAATGGTTTGTGAATGCCGTTGGCGAACGCCGCGACGAGTCTGAAGCAACGATTCGTATCGTTGATGAAGACGAAGGCCAAGCGCTAAACGCCGAATACCGCGGCAAAGACTATCCCACGAATGTGCTTTCATTCCCGTTTGATGCCCCGCCGGGCATAGAGCTTCCACTACTAGGCGATATGATCATTTGCCGTCAGGTGGTTGAAAAAGAGGCGAAAGCGCAGAACAAACCCCTCATGTCTCATTGGGCGCATATGGTTGTACACGGCACCCTGCATCTGTTAGGTTATGATCATATCGACGATGCAGAAGCTGAAGAGATGGAATCTCTAGAAACAGCCATCATGCAGTCCATGGGGTTCTATGACCCCTACATCGAAGAGAAGGAATGA
- a CDS encoding PhoH family protein, giving the protein MSKIITLELVLEPADNQRLSSLCGPFDDNIKHLERRLGVEINYRSNQFSVVGKPHTAEAATKILKDLYVETAPVRNVFPDIEPDMIHLAIKESGVLEQTEESSIPYGKEIFIKTKKGVIKPRTPNQAQYVSNMVTHDITFGIGPAGTGKTYLAVAAAVDALERQEVRRILLTRPAVEAGEKLGFLPGDLSQKVDPYLRPLYDALFEMMGFERVEKLIERNVIEVAPLAYMRGRTLNDAFIILDESQNTTVEQMKMFLTRIGFNSRAVITGDVTQIDLPRHAKSGLRHAIEVLSDVDEISFNFFQSDDVVRHPVVARIVQAYDVWDAEELKHKKEAEKRRAEREAKQQAQEQLQQAAIQAVVKAAETNPS; this is encoded by the coding sequence TTGAGTAAAATTATTACCCTCGAGCTTGTGCTCGAACCGGCTGATAACCAACGCTTATCCAGTCTATGTGGTCCTTTCGATGACAACATCAAGCACTTAGAACGTCGTCTGGGCGTTGAAATCAATTACCGAAGCAACCAATTCTCTGTCGTCGGTAAACCCCATACTGCGGAAGCAGCGACCAAAATTCTTAAAGATCTTTACGTTGAAACAGCGCCTGTGCGCAATGTCTTCCCTGACATTGAGCCCGATATGATCCATCTGGCTATCAAAGAGTCAGGGGTGCTGGAACAGACGGAAGAGTCATCGATCCCTTACGGCAAAGAAATCTTCATCAAAACCAAAAAAGGGGTGATCAAACCGCGTACACCAAATCAGGCGCAATATGTCTCGAACATGGTTACGCACGACATTACTTTTGGTATTGGTCCTGCAGGTACAGGTAAAACCTACCTCGCCGTTGCGGCGGCCGTTGATGCGCTTGAGCGCCAAGAAGTACGCCGTATTTTGCTGACACGTCCCGCGGTTGAAGCTGGCGAAAAACTCGGTTTTTTACCGGGTGATTTGTCACAGAAAGTCGACCCCTATTTGCGTCCACTCTACGATGCCCTGTTTGAAATGATGGGCTTTGAGCGTGTCGAGAAGTTGATAGAACGTAATGTGATTGAAGTAGCGCCATTAGCGTACATGCGTGGACGAACGCTCAACGACGCCTTCATCATTCTTGATGAGAGCCAGAACACAACAGTCGAGCAGATGAAAATGTTCCTGACGCGTATCGGCTTTAATTCTCGCGCCGTCATCACGGGTGATGTTACGCAAATAGACCTACCTCGCCATGCGAAGTCAGGCCTGCGTCATGCCATTGAAGTTCTGTCAGACGTCGATGAAATCAGCTTCAACTTCTTCCAATCAGATGACGTGGTGCGTCACCCTGTTGTCGCACGGATTGTTCAAGCTTACGATGTTTGGGATGCCGAAGAGCTAAAACACAAGAAAGAAGCAGAGAAGCGACGCGCTGAACGCGAAGCTAAACAGCAAGCGCAAGAGCAACTTCAACAAGCCGCCATCCAAGCCGTAGTGAAAGCGGCAGAGACAAATCCATCATGA
- the lnt gene encoding apolipoprotein N-acyltransferase, whose protein sequence is MVPVSLIKYLRPLGAVFSGAIATFSFAPYHWWPLAIVSTTVLLLCLHKQSAKQGALIGLLWGLGQFGTGISWVHVSIANFGGVPLLVGWFMMALLIGYLALYPAAFGYLYNRFFRQLSSPLRLVLFAPILWLLLDWLRGWFLTGFPWLWLGYSQTEGPMAPIAPILGVEGITVAIVVISAALAGIIAEKRYRLISAPLLIATMTFVSHQTQWVTPEPERKVDIAIIQGNIAQELKWLPSQRWPTLMTYADLTRKNWQADIVIWPEAAIPALEEEVAMFIGRMDSAAKLNEATLITGVLDHVGEQVYFNNILTIGENGQDEYTYETAQRYSKHHLLPFGEFVPFESILRPLAPIFNLPMSSFSRGDYIQPNLIAGENQIAPALCYEVAYNEQVRRNVTADTDILLTLSNDAWFGASIGPHQHLEIAQMRALELGRPMIRSTNTGISALINHKGQIIATIPQFEQTVLRDYLVPTVGQTPYHRYGSMPLWIASLLGLGLLLVAQRKQKPATCCQ, encoded by the coding sequence ATCGTGCCTGTTAGCTTAATCAAATATCTACGGCCCCTCGGGGCCGTTTTTTCTGGGGCAATCGCCACCTTTTCGTTTGCCCCCTATCACTGGTGGCCACTGGCAATAGTGTCAACCACTGTGCTGCTTTTGTGCCTTCACAAGCAGTCAGCCAAACAAGGGGCACTCATCGGTCTACTGTGGGGGCTTGGTCAATTTGGCACCGGTATTAGCTGGGTACATGTCAGCATTGCTAACTTTGGCGGCGTTCCCCTGCTTGTTGGCTGGTTTATGATGGCCTTGCTCATCGGCTATCTCGCCCTCTATCCAGCGGCATTTGGTTACCTCTATAACCGTTTTTTCAGGCAGTTGAGCTCACCATTGCGCCTTGTTCTCTTTGCTCCGATACTTTGGCTATTGCTCGATTGGCTCAGAGGCTGGTTCTTGACTGGCTTTCCTTGGCTATGGCTAGGTTATAGTCAAACAGAAGGGCCAATGGCTCCGATTGCACCCATTTTAGGTGTCGAAGGCATCACAGTGGCCATCGTGGTGATTAGCGCCGCGCTTGCAGGCATCATTGCAGAAAAGCGCTATCGTCTTATCAGTGCGCCTCTACTGATTGCGACAATGACCTTTGTTAGTCACCAGACACAATGGGTGACGCCAGAGCCAGAACGTAAAGTCGACATCGCAATTATTCAAGGCAACATTGCGCAAGAGCTGAAATGGCTACCCAGCCAACGTTGGCCAACACTGATGACTTATGCCGATCTCACCCGCAAGAACTGGCAAGCAGATATTGTTATTTGGCCAGAAGCCGCGATTCCGGCACTCGAAGAAGAAGTTGCGATGTTCATTGGACGTATGGACAGTGCTGCTAAGCTTAACGAGGCGACGTTAATCACTGGTGTACTCGACCATGTGGGCGAGCAAGTCTATTTCAACAACATCCTGACTATTGGTGAGAATGGCCAAGATGAGTACACCTACGAGACGGCACAACGTTATAGCAAGCATCACCTCTTGCCTTTTGGCGAATTCGTACCGTTTGAATCGATCCTACGCCCACTCGCCCCCATATTTAACTTGCCGATGTCCTCTTTTAGCCGCGGCGATTACATTCAACCGAATCTGATTGCAGGCGAGAATCAGATCGCCCCTGCACTTTGCTACGAAGTCGCATATAACGAGCAGGTTCGCCGCAATGTCACCGCCGATACAGATATTCTCTTAACACTTTCTAATGATGCGTGGTTTGGCGCTTCGATAGGGCCTCATCAACACTTAGAAATCGCACAGATGCGGGCATTAGAGTTAGGACGGCCAATGATACGCTCAACCAATACGGGAATTTCAGCCTTGATTAACCACAAAGGGCAAATCATTGCGACCATTCCGCAGTTTGAACAAACGGTGTTACGCGACTACCTCGTTCCTACCGTCGGGCAAACACCCTATCATCGCTATGGCTCTATGCCTCTTTGGATAGCAAGTTTACTTGGTCTCGGACTGCTTCTCGTTGCTCAGCGCAAGCAAAAGCCGGCGACCTGCTGCCAGTAA
- a CDS encoding YSC84-related protein, with the protein MFQRVKHALLPLLVLFIAIPAFATENYEVDATLQQFQRAPETEPFFATAYGYAVFPSIGKGGFFVGGAHGSGQVFKDNVLQGESKMTQVSIGLQFGGQAYSQIVFFQDKRAYDRFTSGSFEFDAQSSATALTEHASARAGTQGRSAQANENVNHAGYTNGMAIFTVAKGGLMLEASIAGQKYSYTPIIPETI; encoded by the coding sequence ATGTTTCAACGGGTTAAACACGCACTGCTGCCTTTACTGGTGCTATTCATCGCCATTCCAGCATTCGCTACGGAAAACTATGAAGTAGATGCAACCCTACAACAGTTTCAGCGTGCACCTGAAACCGAGCCTTTCTTCGCGACGGCTTATGGCTACGCGGTTTTTCCATCCATCGGCAAGGGTGGGTTCTTTGTAGGAGGGGCACACGGCAGCGGTCAGGTATTCAAAGACAATGTACTGCAAGGCGAGAGTAAAATGACTCAAGTCTCGATTGGTCTTCAATTTGGCGGACAAGCCTACAGCCAAATCGTCTTCTTCCAAGATAAACGCGCTTACGATCGTTTCACCAGCGGCAGTTTTGAGTTCGATGCTCAATCTTCAGCCACAGCGTTAACCGAACATGCCTCTGCGCGTGCAGGCACACAAGGTCGTAGCGCTCAAGCCAACGAGAACGTAAACCATGCAGGCTATACCAATGGCATGGCCATTTTTACTGTCGCAAAAGGTGGATTAATGCTCGAAGCCTCCATCGCGGGTCAAAAATACAGTTACACGCCGATCATCCCAGAGACAATCTAA
- a CDS encoding 2-octaprenyl-3-methyl-6-methoxy-1,4-benzoquinol hydroxylase: MERFDCVVVGGGMVGAAAALGLAQQGKRVAVIEGQQPTAFDATQPMDLRVSAISPHSVKLLDALESWEGLKAMRLCPFRRLETWEHPLCRTRFSTEGLNRDWLGYIVENRLIQLSLWAQFRHFPRLRLYCPDRLVSLEERGNEVLLTLESGEQIFSELVVAADGANSKVRQLAGIGITSFDYRQHCMLINVETEAAQQDITWQQFTPQGPRSFLPLPGHQASLVWYDSPQRIRQLGMMSNKQLEQAIDEHFPEELGEVKVIRHGAFPLTRRHAQQYFSGRVVLMGDAAHTINPLAGQGVNLGFKDVSAFLGLAAEVDDFSSPLPLLQQYECRRRADNSLMQSTMDLFYGVFSNDLPPLKLLRNAGLALAEKAGPVKAQALKYAMGL; the protein is encoded by the coding sequence ATGGAACGCTTCGATTGCGTGGTCGTTGGTGGCGGTATGGTGGGTGCTGCTGCTGCATTGGGTTTGGCCCAACAGGGAAAACGTGTCGCGGTTATCGAAGGGCAGCAGCCAACTGCCTTTGACGCAACACAACCCATGGATCTGCGTGTTTCAGCCATTTCGCCTCATTCCGTCAAGCTGTTGGATGCGCTTGAGAGCTGGGAGGGCTTGAAAGCCATGCGTTTATGCCCTTTTCGACGTTTAGAGACGTGGGAGCATCCCTTATGTCGTACGCGTTTTAGCACTGAAGGTTTAAACCGAGATTGGTTAGGTTACATCGTTGAGAACCGATTGATTCAGTTATCACTTTGGGCGCAGTTTCGGCATTTTCCTCGATTACGTCTATATTGTCCTGACCGATTAGTCTCCTTGGAAGAGCGGGGCAATGAGGTGCTGTTGACACTGGAAAGTGGAGAGCAGATCTTCTCTGAATTGGTGGTTGCTGCTGATGGTGCCAACTCAAAAGTCCGCCAATTGGCCGGGATTGGGATTACAAGTTTCGATTACCGCCAGCATTGCATGTTGATCAACGTTGAAACGGAAGCTGCCCAACAGGATATAACTTGGCAACAGTTTACTCCCCAAGGCCCTCGTTCATTTTTACCGCTGCCGGGACATCAAGCCTCACTGGTGTGGTATGACTCACCACAGCGAATTCGCCAGCTCGGTATGATGAGCAATAAACAGCTCGAACAGGCAATCGACGAGCATTTCCCTGAAGAGCTAGGTGAGGTGAAAGTCATTCGCCATGGGGCGTTTCCGTTGACTCGTCGTCATGCGCAGCAATATTTCTCTGGCCGAGTCGTATTAATGGGTGATGCCGCCCATACGATTAATCCGCTAGCAGGACAGGGGGTAAATCTTGGTTTTAAAGATGTCTCTGCTTTTCTAGGGCTCGCCGCTGAGGTCGATGATTTTTCTTCACCTTTGCCTTTACTCCAACAGTATGAGTGTCGGCGTCGCGCTGACAATAGCTTGATGCAGTCAACAATGGATCTGTTCTATGGTGTCTTCAGCAATGATTTGCCGCCGTTGAAGCTGCTACGAAATGCCGGGTTAGCCTTGGCAGAAAAAGCGGGTCCAGTAAAAGCGCAGGCTTTGAAGTACGCGATGGGGTTGTAG
- the miaB gene encoding tRNA (N6-isopentenyl adenosine(37)-C2)-methylthiotransferase MiaB yields MAKKLLIRTWGCQMNEYDSSKMADLLNAANGYELTEDPEEADVLLLNTCSIREKAQEKVFHQLGRWKNLKDKNPELVIGVGGCVATQEGDHIRDRAPYVDVIFGPQTLHRLPEMIKQSRSDHAPVMDISFPEIEKFDRLPEPRAEGPTAFVSIMEGCSKYCTYCVVPYTRGEEVSRPLDDVLFEIAQLAEQGVREVNLLGQNVNAYRGDTHDGEICSFAELLRYVAAIDGIDRIRFTTSHPIEFTDDIIAVYEDTPELVSFLHLPVQSGSDRILTLMKRPHTAIEYKSIIRKLRKARPDITISSDFIVAFPGESDFDFQATMKLIKDVDFDMSFSFIFSARPGTPAADYPCDLSEETKKQRLYELQQQVNTQAMRYSRQMLDTEQRILVEGPSKKDLMELRGRTENNRVVNFAGSPDLIGQFVDVKITDVFSNSLRGELLRTEADMDLRTAMSPAEVIEKTRKEDDLGVGVYTP; encoded by the coding sequence ATGGCGAAAAAACTGCTGATTAGAACCTGGGGCTGCCAGATGAACGAATACGATTCATCAAAAATGGCCGACTTGCTAAATGCCGCTAACGGCTATGAGCTTACCGAGGATCCAGAAGAAGCAGATGTGCTACTCCTGAATACCTGCTCTATCCGTGAAAAAGCGCAAGAGAAGGTATTCCACCAACTAGGTCGCTGGAAAAACCTGAAAGACAAGAATCCAGAGCTTGTTATCGGTGTTGGCGGCTGCGTTGCGACCCAAGAGGGTGATCACATCCGAGACCGTGCTCCATACGTTGACGTTATCTTTGGCCCACAGACACTACACCGTCTGCCTGAGATGATTAAGCAGTCTCGTAGCGATCATGCGCCTGTGATGGATATCTCTTTCCCAGAGATCGAAAAGTTCGACCGCTTGCCTGAGCCGCGCGCTGAAGGTCCAACCGCCTTCGTGTCGATCATGGAAGGCTGTTCGAAGTACTGTACCTACTGTGTCGTGCCTTACACCCGTGGTGAAGAAGTTAGCCGACCTCTCGACGACGTGCTTTTCGAAATTGCGCAGTTGGCAGAACAAGGGGTACGAGAGGTCAACCTACTCGGCCAAAACGTCAATGCCTACCGTGGTGACACGCACGATGGTGAGATCTGCAGCTTTGCTGAGTTACTGCGCTATGTCGCGGCCATCGATGGTATCGATCGCATTCGCTTTACCACCAGCCACCCGATTGAGTTTACTGATGACATCATCGCTGTCTACGAAGATACGCCTGAGCTCGTCAGCTTCTTGCACCTTCCAGTGCAAAGTGGTTCGGATCGCATCCTCACCTTGATGAAGCGCCCACACACCGCGATTGAATACAAGTCGATCATTCGTAAGCTACGCAAAGCGCGTCCTGATATTACGATAAGCTCTGACTTCATCGTTGCCTTCCCTGGCGAATCAGATTTTGATTTCCAAGCGACAATGAAGCTGATCAAAGACGTTGATTTTGACATGAGCTTTAGCTTTATCTTCTCAGCACGCCCAGGTACACCAGCAGCAGATTACCCATGCGATCTTAGTGAAGAGACCAAAAAACAACGCTTGTACGAACTGCAGCAACAAGTAAATACCCAAGCAATGCGTTACTCACGTCAAATGTTAGACACTGAGCAACGTATTCTAGTGGAAGGTCCATCGAAGAAAGATCTCATGGAGCTACGTGGTCGTACTGAAAACAACCGTGTGGTTAACTTCGCAGGCTCTCCAGACTTGATCGGCCAGTTTGTCGATGTGAAGATCACGGATGTATTTAGTAACTCTCTGCGTGGAGAACTCCTACGTACCGAAGCTGATATGGACTTGCGCACTGCGATGTCTCCAGCGGAAGTCATAGAGAAAACCCGCAAAGAAGATGATTTGGGTGTAGGGGTGTATACTCCTTAA
- a CDS encoding zinc ribbon-containing protein, giving the protein MPEQKARYEAMLEEAKEALQHSPDAFKEWVETSEKVLQAASDMTKDELALIHQYLKRDLKEFGRNATDNYPLQSSLFYQTITNTIWQSLADITDKTQLEWHEVFTDLEHQGIYNTGEIVGLGILVCEKCQHQEVYHHPQRVALCSRCGHDQFSRQAFEP; this is encoded by the coding sequence ATGCCTGAGCAAAAAGCCCGATATGAAGCCATGTTGGAGGAGGCGAAAGAGGCCTTACAACACAGTCCAGATGCGTTCAAAGAATGGGTGGAGACGAGCGAAAAAGTGCTCCAAGCTGCTTCTGATATGACGAAAGACGAGCTGGCGCTGATTCATCAATACTTAAAACGTGATTTAAAAGAGTTCGGACGCAATGCGACGGATAACTACCCGTTGCAGTCGAGTCTTTTTTATCAAACCATCACCAACACGATTTGGCAGAGCCTTGCTGATATTACGGATAAAACCCAGCTAGAGTGGCATGAGGTTTTCACTGACTTGGAACATCAAGGTATTTATAACACTGGTGAGATTGTTGGCTTGGGGATTCTGGTGTGTGAAAAATGTCAGCATCAAGAAGTTTACCATCACCCGCAACGTGTGGCGTTATGCAGTCGATGTGGCCATGATCAGTTCAGTCGGCAAGCTTTTGAGCCATGA
- the ychF gene encoding redox-regulated ATPase YchF: protein MGFKCGIVGLPNVGKSTLFNALTKAGIEAANFPFCTIEPNTGVVPVPDLRLDALADIVSPERIMPTTMEFVDIAGLVAGASKGEGLGNKFLANIRETDAIGHVVRCFENENIVHVAGKINPLEDIEVINLELALSDLDTCERAIQRQAKRAKGGDKDAKFEIAVLEKLLPTLTEGGMARAVELAKEERAAIEYLNFLTLKPTMYIANVNDDGFEDNPFLDQVREHAAKENAVVVPVCAAIESEIAELDDADREEFLADMGIEEPGLNRVIRSGYELLNLQTYFTAGVKEVRAWTIPVGATAPQAAGKIHTDFEKGFIRAEVVGYDAYIEHRGESGAKDAGKWRLEGKDYIVKDGDVVHFRFNV, encoded by the coding sequence ATGGGTTTTAAATGCGGTATCGTCGGTTTGCCAAACGTGGGTAAATCAACGCTTTTCAATGCGTTAACTAAAGCAGGTATCGAAGCTGCGAACTTTCCTTTCTGTACAATTGAGCCAAATACAGGGGTTGTTCCTGTACCCGATCTTCGTCTTGATGCACTGGCTGACATCGTTAGCCCAGAACGCATCATGCCAACAACCATGGAGTTTGTTGACATTGCAGGTCTGGTTGCGGGCGCATCAAAAGGGGAAGGTTTAGGTAACAAGTTTCTCGCAAACATTCGCGAAACTGACGCGATTGGTCACGTTGTGCGCTGTTTTGAGAACGAAAACATCGTTCACGTTGCAGGTAAAATTAACCCGCTTGAAGATATCGAAGTCATTAACCTTGAGTTAGCATTATCGGACCTTGATACCTGTGAGCGTGCTATTCAACGCCAAGCAAAACGCGCTAAAGGCGGTGACAAAGACGCGAAGTTTGAAATTGCCGTACTTGAAAAATTATTGCCAACGTTAACAGAAGGCGGCATGGCACGCGCTGTCGAGTTAGCAAAAGAAGAACGCGCCGCCATTGAGTACCTCAACTTCCTAACACTGAAGCCAACCATGTACATTGCTAATGTCAATGATGACGGCTTTGAAGACAACCCTTTCTTAGACCAAGTGCGTGAGCATGCGGCGAAAGAAAATGCTGTTGTAGTGCCTGTTTGTGCCGCCATTGAATCAGAAATCGCAGAACTCGATGATGCAGACCGTGAAGAGTTCCTTGCCGATATGGGGATTGAAGAGCCAGGGCTAAACCGCGTTATTCGTAGCGGTTATGAGCTATTGAACCTTCAGACTTACTTTACGGCAGGCGTAAAAGAAGTGCGTGCATGGACAATTCCTGTCGGTGCGACAGCGCCACAAGCCGCGGGTAAAATCCACACCGATTTTGAAAAAGGCTTTATCCGAGCAGAAGTCGTTGGTTACGACGCCTACATTGAGCACCGTGGCGAAAGCGGCGCAAAAGATGCGGGTAAATGGCGTCTAGAAGGTAAAGATTACATCGTAAAAGATGGCGATGTGGTTCACTTCCGCTTCAACGTTTAA
- the corC gene encoding CNNM family magnesium/cobalt transport protein CorC (CorC(YbeX) belongs to the Cyclin M Mg2+ Exporter (CNNM) family, and was characterized as belonging to a set of three proteins, at least one of which must be present for CorA to function.): MNDDNSQNSDGPSRKTFLERIGQLFQGEPQNREELVEMFRDSEENDLIDHDTRDMLEGVMQISEMRVRDIMIPRSQMVTIERSQKVEDLIDLIIETAHSRYPVISDDKDHVEGILLAKDLLRYLRPDSEPFNIDEILRPAVVVPESKRVDRLLKEFREERYHMAIVVDEFGGVSGVITIEDILEEIVGEIEDEFDDDEEQEIRKLSKHTYAVKALTTIEDFNEIFDTEFSDEEVDTVGGLVMTSFGHLPDKGEVVEINNYMFKVTSADNRRIVQLQVTIPEDAPKPNIK; encoded by the coding sequence ATGAACGACGATAACTCACAAAATTCGGATGGTCCGAGTAGAAAGACCTTCTTAGAACGTATTGGCCAACTCTTTCAGGGTGAACCTCAAAATCGCGAAGAACTCGTTGAAATGTTTCGTGATAGCGAAGAAAACGACCTGATTGATCATGACACACGCGACATGCTCGAAGGTGTGATGCAAATTTCCGAAATGCGGGTACGTGACATCATGATCCCGCGCTCGCAAATGGTCACCATTGAACGTTCTCAGAAGGTTGAAGATCTGATTGACTTGATCATTGAAACAGCCCACTCGCGCTATCCCGTGATCAGTGATGATAAAGACCATGTTGAAGGGATCCTACTCGCGAAAGATTTGTTACGCTATCTTCGCCCAGACAGTGAACCTTTCAACATCGATGAAATCTTAAGACCCGCAGTGGTTGTGCCGGAAAGCAAGCGAGTCGATCGCCTGCTTAAGGAGTTCCGCGAAGAGCGCTACCACATGGCCATCGTCGTTGATGAGTTTGGCGGTGTTTCTGGGGTGATTACCATTGAAGATATTCTTGAAGAGATCGTTGGCGAAATCGAAGATGAGTTCGACGACGATGAAGAACAAGAGATCCGTAAACTGAGTAAGCACACCTATGCGGTCAAAGCACTCACCACTATCGAAGATTTCAACGAGATCTTTGATACTGAATTTAGTGATGAAGAAGTTGATACCGTTGGTGGTCTCGTAATGACGAGTTTTGGTCATCTACCTGATAAAGGTGAGGTGGTTGAGATCAACAACTACATGTTTAAAGTGACGTCAGCCGACAACCGTCGCATTGTGCAGCTTCAGGTCACGATTCCAGAAGACGCACCAAAACCGAATATAAAGTAG